The region aaaacatttctcTGTCTGTGTTTTACACAGAAATGCAACATTTCCACTGtgaatgaaatgcaaatgaaaatggGCAGCAGTGATCTGTGCATTTATATGCTCGTAGCTCCGTAAGCAGAAGGAAACAGTAAATAATATGAATATTACAGGAAAATCTACCGCAGCATCACTGGATCTCGACATTACACCTGAAACTGCCTGGAACCCCACGAGTTTTACAAGCAGGACAATTAATATGAGTTATAAGTGACCAGGTAGTTGATGTTATTGTTGGTATGACAATTGTGCGCGGCTACATCCCTGTTTAAGTGCCTGATTGTGCCtgtgtccccatgaccccctgGGTTGGGACCGACCCCCCTGTGCCCCTCCAGCTGCCCAACACAACCTTGGTGCCCCAAAAATACCACCCGCTGCTTCCCAGTGGGGCTACTTCAGCGACTTCAAATCTtgctaattcttttttttcctaaataatctcatgttgtttgatttttgtattttgttgttttgtttatttttagggCCAAATCCTGCACTTCTTTACTTCTGAGAGTCCTGTAGCCTGGGCACACGGCGTCTGACCACAACCGGGGTTCATCGcctctccctgcagagctggacGTGCCAGTTGTACCGGAGCTCCCGCAGCTAAGTATTTCATTTACATGCAGTtatgtccctgtgtgtcccgtGCCCTTTCTCTGTTCAGCTGTGAAGATTTTCCCATCTTAATTCAGTCTGTCCGTTTATACCAAAATATCAGCTGTTTTTGTGAAGGGGCACGCAGGGCTCACAAGAATTTTTGaaagtgctgcttttctttattgAAATAAAAGGCTTAAAAATTATCTGAGGGGTTTGTTATATTTATTGATAGCTGCAACATGAAGTTTTGTAGATAAACTCATTAATACTTTGTAAATACAGTGttataaaaaatagaaattaaatataaattgctGCACAAAAGAGGACAGACCACCCgatcctgcctcagtttacctacCTCATTCATCTAATTCTAACAGCCCCCTCCCCTTACTGATTCATTCaaaatatggattcctggctCTTCGGTTGCCCTTCCCCCTGgcttaaatttttaaatacagtaatacGTTTGCATTCTGGGATTAGTTTGAAGAGACTTTGTTCTGCATTAAGGGTTCATAGTCTGATGTCCCAGTCCTTCCCCGCCCTGGGTCAGGTGCCAGATCAGTTGTAAAAACAAGATTTCCTCGTTAATCGTCCTTACGGCTGAGTGCCACAGCAAAGCCACTTGTGTCCCCTCGCACTGTAGCGTGTCCTGTGCTTGAGCCACCGCCAGACCTTCACAATGACCAAAAATCGCTGTTTCACAGagtcccagagtgtcaggggttgaagggccctggaaagctcatccagtgcaatccccccatggagcaggaacacccagatgaggttacacaggaaggtgtccaggcgggttggaatgtctgcacagaaggagactccacaaccccctgggcagcctgggccaggctctgccaccctcaccaggaacaagtttattctcaaatttaagtggaacctcctgtgttccagtttgcacccactgccccttgtcctaccattggttgtcaccagaagagcctggctccatcctcctgacacgcaccctttatatatttataaacattactgAGGCCATCCCCTCactctcctccaaactaaagagacccagctccctcagcctttttttggaagaaaaccGCCGTTTTCCGGCCGGCCGGGCCCGTGGCAAACCGGCTGGGGCGGTTTCGCTGCCCCCCCGGAACGGGGTCGCTGGGGCCCGTGTTCCCCGCGGGGTTCCGGCAGTGGACGGAACGCTTCTGGCGGGGCCAGCCGTGCGGCCGGAAGCGGCGGGCCCGCGCGCGGAGCACATCcggcgcccgcccgcccgcccgcgcgCCTCGGCTGGCGTCTCCATGGCCGCCTCTGTGGTGAGTCCGCCATGGCGGGAGCGGCGGGTCGGGCCGGTCAGTAGCCCCGGGCGGGCCCGGGAGACCCAGAGAGAGCTCCGGGTGGAGCCGCCGGCGGGGGCTGAGCGGGGCGCTGCGCCCCGGGCCGCTGCAGCCTCCCACAGGGGCCTGAGGCCGAGCGGGGGTTTGTGTGATGAACCGCCCTGTGTCACAGACACCGGCTGCAGTGGCCACGTAGTTTGGCGAACTTCTTGGAATTGCTGTCAGACTCCTcaagggtttgggtttttttgttttgatttgggtttttcgtgtgtgttttttgctttggttggttgtttttattagCTATGGCTCTCCGGTTAATGCCAGGTAGAAGGATTCCAGCGTGAGGTGGTTGGATGTTGGAACAGGAGCTCGAAGGGACTGGGGAATGTCCATCCTCAGAGATGTTCAGAACATGACTGGGGATGGGACCCTGAGCAGCCAGGTCTGACTTTGACGTTAGGTCAGGCTTTGAAGTTtgctctgctttgagcagggatTTGGATCAGATCACCTCCAGAAGTTTCTTCCAGCCTACGTTGTTCCCAgaattttaaattgtatttcagAGCATGACTATAAGAACTTGTCTAGAGTATCAAAACCCACGAGGCTTATTTTCCATATGATGTATATATATTGCAGGTGCCCTGACAGCTCATCCCAAGTCCTGGTGTTTCTCTGACGCTCCCTCACACCCGTTCTGTCTGTTTGGCAGCTAAATGGCAATTCGGTCAGTTTGGCTGTTGGTTAGAAGTTTGTGTGTGCTGATGGAGAGGCAATTGCTCCAAATCACATAACAGGCTGGGTTATGATCACCCCTCCCTTAGTGAAAGGTCTAATTCTCTTTGTCTCCTGGTGCCAAAGAGTTTCTCTTGGCACTTGCTGGAATCCAGCGTCCTTAAGACTACTTTGCCCTATTTGTTTGGAGTTGATGTGTGGGTTCAGAAGCTGCTGGAGAAGATAAGAAGATGAAAAGCAGGCTCGTGTTCTTGCAGAGGGAGATGTCCGGATTGTTAACATGAGAgtatttggttttgtggggCAAGCGGGGATTATTTGATAGGCTGGTAAGTGTTTTGCAGTGTGGAGGTTTCTCTGAAGCGTATCTCGTGGTAATAGTGGAGGAATTCATGGTAGTTCTGGTGTATATTCAGTAAAGACTGTCAAGAAAACGTAAGTAGTTAAATTGTGGAGTACTGATTGAGTTGCAAATATTGAGAATATAATGCTGAGATAGAATAATGATAAAATCATAAACAAAATATTGTAACAGAGCCAAATGCAGTTTTATAGATGTATGGACAGGAAATCCAGAGTGACCGCTTTCCAGGATGTCGCGGTTCAGGGTCTGTCAGAGATCGAGGGCCAAACAACCGGAACAAGTGAGTGAATGAGATCGCAGTGCAGTGATGTGACAACAAAGGCTGTTACCTTTGGTTGAATAAAAATAGAGACATGTAAGGGAAATAATGAGGTATGAAGAGAAGTGTTTGGGTTTTAGCTATGGATATGATAGCCCTGGATATTATGACACTGGAGTATGTCCAGCATGTGTGgtgttctctctcttttttatatctatatatccAGTTATAGGTATTATTAccttttatatatgtatatttagaagtgttttaaaaaatgggaCTATGGTGGCAGTGTGATGGGGTTCCTGCtacttttcagaaatattaatacGTACATGTTCACACCACTTGCAGCCTAtttgtaaatgtaaatatttacaaattaaaCACAATAATTACATTTGCATTCAAAATGAATCCTAAAACTGTGACCTTGCTAGCAGCTGATACCCCCAGCAAGTAGGGAAGGAATTTGGAATCAGTTTCAGCATTATTTGACATGATCTTTCAGTGAGGATGGAAAGGACCAACCAAAGTGACTGGCTGGAGAAATGACATAGATTACTAGGTTGCATAAAATTGCCTGCTTTAAGTAATTTGATATCATTTCTCCTCTCCAGGATTTCAAAACCTACGTGGATCAAGCTTGTAGAGCTGCAGATGAATTTGTCAACATTTATTATGAGACAATGGATAAAAGAAGAAGGGTACGTAGATATTTTGACAACAGTTAGGActgtcttctgcattttttgcctttttttttttttcctaagttgCATTACACTTGAAAGGAATGAATGTTGGTTACCATGTGTGGTATTGGCCAGGTTGAGACCTCTGTTCCTCCTGCTAAGGGTTCTTTATGTTACTGTGCAGCACTGTTGTAAAAGGGGCCCTTTCAGAAATTGCCTTAGACTTCATGATAATAGTTCAGCTCATGTCTCACTGCATTACAGGCACAGGATTTGGTCAGTACAGACAGataaaatttgctttatttgtctCTCAGGTCAGGatttagcttatttttttccaaacttcttTAATTAGCAGTCATCACTTCTGTTTCTGGGGGTCTTCAGGAGTGCCTGGGGATAAAGTGGAAACAGCTCGATCTGGCCCTGAAACCTTCACTGACCATGTTGATATTTGCACCAAAAGAGAGCTGTGGAGACTCTTCTTTTGAATGTATTGTAGTTGTCATTTAATAACTTTCAGATAGTGTGAAAATATCAGCAGTTGCATGTTACTTCCTGCTCACCTTGTGTGTAAGTTCTGCCATCAGCTTTGTTAAAGGAATCTCAGTAGTAGTTAAATTTGGAGGCACATGAGTCACTATGCAACTTAGAAAGCCAAATAAGTTTCAGTTGGCCATTCTTGGTCAGGAGTGCTAATTGCTAAAAGGAGCTAATATTTCATGAGAGCATTTTATCTATTAAAGTAACAGAAGAAATCAATAATTCACAACCTCAGggttcaaataatatttttttgtatgttgtCTGCGCTTACACATTTTCcctaaatgtgtattttcataACCACACAGGCTTTAGCAAGACTTTATTTGGACAAAGCGACGTTAGTTTGGAACGGTAATGCAGTGTCCGGGCAAGAAGAACTGAGTAAATTTTTTGAAATGTTGCCATCTAGTGAATTCCAGGTTAATGTGTTGGACTGCCAACCCGTTCATGGTAAGGCTGTATTACaatttacttgtttatttttcagtctttttacaCCTGTTGAAAGTGATCTGCAACTTTAATAGTGCTTAATATCTCATTTGGAATAAGTTTAGAGAAAATACTGAGGGTCGAAATGTCGGGTTGTGCAAAAATAAAGCACTACTCGAGAGGTGCAGCAACTCCACCCTTTTTCTCATGCCTGCGAAAATACTTTAAGGACATTTTTGTTAAGATCGTATTCAGATGTGATGTATTTTCATGTATTGAAATCGTCTGGCTGATCAGGTTATCTTGTCCTTGATCATGTCTGAGAGTCAAGAGGCTGCTCCTGTAGCCGTTGATACTGCCCTGCAGTGCAATGTGAAGCAATTCATTAACCTGTATGTACTGGGATTTCTTGACACTTAGAATAGGTGTTAAGTTCTTTAGATTTCCGATTGACAACTGTTAAAGAAAGGCTTACGTATTGAGAAGTTAATATATTACTTTTAATGGATATATTGGGAATATAAGTAAGGAAAAAGTCTGTGGTCAATCatgcttgctttgctctgctgtgAAAAAGATAAAATCTCTAATAGCGGGGAAAAAAGTGTATGCAACTTGCTAAATGTGTATCTCAGATAATGAGAGCTTCTTCCAGTCAAAACCTCAGGTGTTGGTTGTAGTGCTCTAAAATGAACAACAtgagatgaaaacagaaaagccatTAAAAAGCGGTGTTGGCCAGCGAATACACTATTGTCTGTATAGCAATGATGCGACgaaactgtattttttgtgAATGTGTAACCAGTTGTTAGCCTATAACTTGTACAACATAATTGAATGAAACTTGTACCTACATTTCCTACTTCTTTGCCCATTAGTCTTTGGTTGAGttgttttctttatactttttcTACTTGTGAAGAGCAAGCTACTCAAGGCCAGACCACGGTCCTCGTAGTGACAAGTGGGACAGTAAAATTTGATGGCGACAAGCAGCGCTACTTCAATCAGAACTTCTTGCTGACAGCACAAGCCACACCGACCAACACAGTGTGGAAGATCGCCAGTGACTGTTTCCGCTTTCAGGACTGGTCCAGTTAGCGCGACCTGGCCACGGGAGGTGGCCTCTCTCGCGCGATGAGTTGGCGGCTGTGTGGACGGCCCTTCTCCCCGCACGGGAAGTGCTCGCTCCTTGTGTTACGTCTGTTGTTACAGAAGGCCTCCAGATGTTCCAGGGTTGATCCCAATGACCGTGGGTTTAGTAGTAACAATCTTAAAATGTGAGAGGTTGCTTATGTTAGTTGAACGTAATAAAATGCTGAAGGCAGTGGGCTGTGTTGGAATAATTCCTAAAATGCCTTACATGCAGCTATGCTGCCTCTTCCAGACTTCTTGTATGTAATGCTGAAACTCTGTTTGAACACCATATCCTCTTAAAGTACAATTCTGACCAAACGTGTAATTACTTCAAGTTGAAAAGATCTGTTTTTACAGTAGCATCTTCCCTTTTTTGAAGGTGCTTGTGGCATGTAGATAGAACTATCAAAGCTACCTGCTCTTGGCTGCCAGAGCCTGGGAAGGACTGATAAAGATTTCCATTGTTTGTGAAAGTAGCAAATACAGCTCCCGAGTGCGTAATCTCCCATATGATCTATTGGAAAGCTAATGTCACCTTCTTGTGTACAAAAGGACTGAATAATCTCATCAGGTTTTCTTTTGGCTTGAGCTTCTCAGACTTTGGTTGTAGTTAATTTATGTTGATTTATACGTAGGGCATGCTGAATTATTTGGCGTTCCTGTGCCAACAACTCTTGTCACATACATGTGAACCACTTCAAACTGATTTCTTTTGAAGTCTTGCAGTGTGAGAAATAGGACCGTACAtgatttctgtttgctttaacTGTTAATTCTGTTGCTCTGAAGTATGGACTATTTTTCCTGTATGGAGTTTGCACGTTTTGGATCCCTGCTGTCTTTACATTGTAGTAAAAAGAAGTGGCACTGGAAGTAGGTCTTATTGTGAAGCCTtcaatttttctcttcagtacTGTATTCACAACAGGTGCTTTGATTATTTTCAACTTAGAAGACCAGCTCTGAACACAAATACTATCTTCCTCTCATGCAGATATTTACTGTAGTTTTCttgtcatttaaaatgttaCCTTTAATAATCAATTCCAGGTTTTTTTGCGTGTCTTGCTTTAAATTTGCAGTTTAAAGCTGTCAGCTGCTTTAAAATGGTTTTCAAGACTACAGGTTAAGACTGTCCATCTTAACTTGGGAATTTAAGAATAAATCTGAGTATCAGATTTGTTTCAAACTGGTACGTTTCTATTTTATACTgagttaaaaatcaaaatttagCTAAATATGGGAGAGTACACTTGCTTGAAACTGAAAACACATGAGAGGAACTTGTAACTCTGATCCCAATACAGGTTGCAATGGCAGCAGCAACGCGAATACAAAAGCAGTTACGACTGCAGCTCCCTTGTTTTTATGACTTAAATCGGGAAAACTGTGAAAATGAGCCATACCCAACTTGTGTAAAATATCTATAGTTTGTGATACAGTCCCAAATAGTGGGATGTTTGGGTGAAATGGGTGggttgatttctttttaaggcACTCTGGTCTTTATATCAGTAAGTTAGAATTAGCAATATGGCTCTATTGAGAAGCTCTTTATGGTTGGAGCTCTTGTGTAACTATTTTTCAGCCTGAAGAGTATGAATTCCTGCAAAACAATGCAAGAAGTCCAGATTTTTCTAAAagtgtaaatacatttttatttctgtatgtaGTGAAGAAAGGATCCCCCCCCACCATTTAATTACTGTTTATTCTTAACAGAATATGTGAGGTTTATATGTTTGTATTTCTTGTACAGGTTTGAAAGGAAACCCCCCCTGTGCTTTAttggttttttaatttgctaattATGTAAGTAGTGTTACAGATCTGCTTTGCATATGCAGAATGGGTTTTGACGTTTGAAACGTAGTGATGGGTACAACTACAGCATTTGTTTGCTGAGCTCGGCAGACACTCACAAGAACACACACTTCTGTCTGTACCTGAGAAACTTCTCCTGGGAATAAATACTTCTtgggtatttttatttaagttttaatttGTATAGTAGTTTTTAAGCTTTTTATAGGCAGGCTGGGAGATTTAGAATATATGAGGCAGTGTTTTAATCAAATGTTATTCTTCTCAATTATTTTCATGCTGTTTGAATGCAGGCTGCTTTTAAATCTGACTTCtgcaattaatattaaaaacaaaaagccaccagtaactgaaaatgctgtttcacaaaacacttttatggagCATACTAAGTCATAGTTTAGCTATTGGGTTAAATCAGTGATTTTACAAGCACACAAGCAAAACCATCTCTTCCATCGTAGCTGGAGAAGTGAGGCACGCCGCGGCTCTGTGCTGCTTGCGGAGATTGCTGTGCTGGAATTGGCAGAAGAGAATGTACAAATGCTTTTTGCTCTGTTCAGTACAAACCATCCAGCTGGTTTAGTGTTCCCGGTTGCTGACTCTGCTGTAATGTCTGAATTTTACAAGGGGTATCTCTGAAGTGACCATGGGTCTGCTCTAATCTGTAAACAGGAGTTTATATTACCAGTTTTTGCTGTTTGATACCGAGTCACTCGTGTACAGTGAAACAAAGCCAGCTGACGAGCTCGGCACCTCCACATACTCAATTGTGGCTACTGAAGACTTGGTAGGTCTTCTGCTTTGTGTATTTTCCCTGGATTGTCTTTATCAGTCACTGTTTTTATGTCACTTTGTTCTTTTGGTGTACTACAGTCAAATCGGCTTAAAATGCTTATGTTGTTTCTTGGAATGGAGAAGGTGGTTTGTTCTGCCAGTGTGAATGACTTGTTCTGTTAGTTTTGACATGCATACGCTTCCTTATCCTGACTGGAGAAAAGCACATTataaagaaatgctgttttattaGTAAAGTAACTTTCCACACTTGAATCTATTTTCTAAGGTTTTGAAATTGTTTCAGATCTCttgtaagattaaaaaaaaaaaaaacaaaacacctgatgttctactttttattattattgttagatgttttcatatttttttcttatattaaaaatgcaagaaGTAATGTATGGCGTCTTTATCTTTCCTGCTTGCATTAGGCGTGAGTTACGTGTTGTGCTTGCGGCAGGGCGCTGGGGCGCtgcggaacaggctgcccgggcgCTCTGTTGGTGCTGCAGTGAAAAGCTTGTCTGCAATAATAGCCCTATAGCGAATGGCTTCACCCAGAGCACTGCCAAGCAGTAAATGGTGTTGAACTGGCTAGAGTAACAACCCCAAAGTGATGTTTCCCTCCTCTGAAATGCGCTGAAGTGCAGGCTGCGGTCCAAAAATCCCTGCGTGGACTCAAATACACGTCCTCGGACTGTAAATATTTTCGTTGAGAACATAATATTGTGCCTCTGCTGTTTCTCTGctaagaagaaatgaaacacaTAAGGAATGGTTCATGTGATAACTGATCTATCCACTGTATTCTGCTGTTTAAAACATTGAATTACCGGTGAGCACTTAGTGTAGATAGCAGCTTTTAGCTGCTGGCAATGAAAAGATGAGGATGCTAATGCAAGGTCAGCGTTTGTGTGGAAACAGAGATTGTTCTAGAACCAATTATTGCCAGAGATGTTGTAAAGTTCTTGCTGTGTTTGAAGGTGCGGATTTTGGTGAGGCTTTGCAAACAGGTACTTTTATAATTATCCTGAGCAAGGCTCTGTCAGTCGGTGCAGTGCCAAGGGTTAGGAGCACTGGGAAAAACGAGTAACAGGGCCAGAACAGATTTTGCGTGTATGTTGAAAGCGATTCCCCCAGGCTGAAGAACAGCTAAATGTCTCTAAACAAGCTTTGCCTTTCTGATCCTAACTGAGAAGCAGGTCATTGATAGCTGAGCTTATTCCTTCTGAAGACTGGGTTTAATAACGTAACTGAATCTATCTTGTAATCTTTTGTGTGCAGTGATTGAATGAACTACAGAGACTAAAAGGCCACTGTGCCCTGCGTTAGTAACAGAGGTGCTGTAGAACATACAACTGATGGAAAAAGTGCATTGAATTTCAGTGGTTGATTTTTGTCTTCTTGCAATCCAGTTCAGTCCcaggggctttgcagcttcatGCCTTTTTAAAGCTTCCAACAGCACACACTGTATTTGActcattaaaacaaaccaaaagaaatcaATGTTGCTACTGGGTTTAATACTTATTTATCAAGGTCTCTGTGTGCCACGATATGAATTCCTCTTTGGTGTTCAAGTACTTTGGTGTGTGTATTCACACATCTAAGATCGTTTTGCTTTTGGAAAGAATATGCACGAGAGTTTTATGGGAAATGTAAGTCTGTAACACAAAACCCACTCCTCCTTTGAAGTTCATGTCAatgctttttttgtgtggtttggcTAAAATCCAAATAGTTTGGATTGAGTAGCACAGCATTCCTAGTGAAGGGACTTGTTCCTGGGAACCGCTCATTcatctttctctgaaaaaacccaccccaaacccGAACAAAGAAATGATAAGACCATTTTTAGACAACCTGCGCCTGTCAAGCTTTTTCTGTAGCAACCATATGCTGTATGCTGGTTTGATCTTAAGGTTTAATTTGTACAAAGATACTGTTGGAATTACACGTCTCTATGTGTGGATGTCCCTGATCGCTTTACAAATGTTTGTGCATCTGCAAAGCCCCAGTGCCAGGATTCGGTACTGATGCTTTCCTCATGGGAACAGCTTCAGCCTCCAAGCtccttttgttttgataaatgCTTCCCCGTCAGCCGGAACAATCCTGCTCTGACAGAATGGGACCTGACCCTTCCAGTCCGGTGTACCTGGCATAACCATCGACGCTCTGAAGCGACAGAGGGTGTGTAATACAACAGTACCCGAGCTGCTTTTGACTATGTGAAATACTGCCCGCAGCAATAGCGTTGTGGTCAGACAAGGTGGAATACAAACTGGTTTTAAAGATTATGTTGAACTCAAATTTTAAGATGATTTATGAGAGAGGTCTCTGTACATACGTAACGCTGgtatttattgtagaaaagcaacacaaatcAATCCAAAGAGCTGAAGAGCAGCCCTCGCTGCAACACAAGGCTGCTGCACAAGAACCACCATCTGCCTCCCTGCCGCTCGTTCCGCCGGAGCCATCCGGGCGGCTCCCGAGTCTGCCGTTTCCAAACCCTGTGGTTCAAGGCTCGGCCCcaccggggctgcggctgcgggGCGAGCGCCGGGCTGGAGATGCTGGAGACCGGCCTTCGTGCTCCAGCGCCCAGCCAGAGATAGAAGAAAATAGGCaccaaaaatagaaaacaaggcTGAAACgtttaagaaaaaacatcactTCTTCAGAATGAGATTGTGAGCTCCCTTCAGCCGCGCTGCTTACAACTGAAGCACAACCAAGCTACAAGTTTATTGGAAGTATCGTACCAACAGGGCACGTAAAGCAGCAACAGGTCCGGCAGCACAGAATTGTTCAGGCAAATCTGTAATGCTCCCTAGATTCCACCTCCAGAAACAGTCAGTGGATCTGTCTAGCGCACCAGGGGGCCAAGATTTTCACCTCAGCACAGCTGCCAGAGACAAATAAAACCCACGCAACCTTCATATTACCAGTTGCCTACATGAGATCTCCAGTATTGGCATTTGGGGCTGTAATTTCCCACATAAACATATATGTCCTACTCATCCAGTCTACTCAGCTATACTCAGGTTATTTATTATGTCCAGACATTTATATTTACACATTGAAGCAAGAGTGGAAGAGAAGAggttcatttgttttattttaaagttcaaAAGACACTGAAGCATGGATTAGACTAAGAAATTTTATTGAAACTTGTCCAAAATCCAGTCAGGCACAAAACTGATGCATTCCACTAAGGCTTGTCATTGTGTATGGCATACAAAAAAATGCATCTCAACAAGCTGAAACATCAAACAACTAAAGTAGTGGAGTTA is a window of Columba livia isolate bColLiv1 breed racing homer chromosome 12, bColLiv1.pat.W.v2, whole genome shotgun sequence DNA encoding:
- the LOC102086248 gene encoding NTF2-related export protein 2 isoform X2 encodes the protein MAASVDFKTYVDQACRAADEFVNIYYETMDKRRRALARLYLDKATLVWNGNAVSGQEELSKFFEMLPSSEFQVNVLDCQPVHEQATQGQTTVLVVTSGTVKFDGDKQRYFNQNFLLTAQATPTNTVWKIASDCFRFQDWSS
- the LOC102086248 gene encoding NTF2-related export protein 2 isoform X3; the protein is MDKRRRALARLYLDKATLVWNGNAVSGQEELSKFFEMLPSSEFQVNVLDCQPVHEQATQGQTTVLVVTSGTVKFDGDKQRYFNQNFLLTAQATPTNTVWKIASDCFRFQDWSS
- the LOC102086248 gene encoding NTF2-related export protein 2 isoform X1; translation: MAASVDFKTYVDQACRAADEFVNIYYETMDKRRRALARLYLDKATLVWNGNAVSGQEELSKFFEMLPSSEFQVNVLDCQPVHGVSYVLCLRQGAGALRNRLPGRSVGAAVKSLSAIIAL